The Brevibacillus brevis genome contains a region encoding:
- the rplJ gene encoding 50S ribosomal protein L10, whose protein sequence is MAEIRPTVIREEKVQAINEIAAKLRESQTTVVADYRGLTVAQVTELRKQLREAGVEFQVLKNSLTRLATEKESLTELDQYLTGPNALAFSKDDIIAPAKVIAEFAKKNDKLEIKGGVIEGKVVDAEQIKALASLPNREGLLSMLLSVLQAPMRNVALAVKAVAEQKEGQGA, encoded by the coding sequence ATGGCAGAAATTCGTCCAACCGTTATTCGTGAAGAAAAGGTACAAGCGATCAACGAAATCGCAGCTAAACTTCGCGAAAGCCAAACTACAGTGGTAGCTGACTACCGCGGTCTGACAGTAGCACAAGTAACTGAGCTGCGCAAACAATTGCGTGAAGCAGGTGTTGAGTTCCAGGTGTTGAAAAACTCCCTGACTCGTTTGGCTACTGAGAAGGAAAGCCTGACTGAACTGGATCAATATCTGACTGGACCAAACGCTCTGGCGTTCTCCAAAGACGATATCATCGCTCCAGCGAAAGTTATCGCTGAATTCGCTAAGAAAAACGACAAGCTGGAAATCAAGGGTGGCGTTATCGAGGGTAAAGTAGTTGATGCTGAGCAAATTAAAGCTCTGGCTTCCCTGCCGAACCGCGAAGGTCTCTTGTCCATGCTTCTTTCCGTCCTGCAAGCTCCAATGCGCAACGTTGCACTGGCAGTCAAAGCAGTGGCAGAACAAAAAGAAGGTCAAGGCGCTTAA
- the rplL gene encoding 50S ribosomal protein L7/L12, with translation MSKEQILEAIKGMSVLELNDLVKAIEEEFGVTAAAPVAVVAGGGAEAAAEQTEFTVNLVSGGASKINVIKVVRELTGLGLKEAKDLVDNAPKTLKEGVSKDEAESLKAKLEEAGAQVEVK, from the coding sequence ATGTCTAAAGAGCAAATCTTGGAAGCCATTAAAGGCATGTCCGTTCTCGAACTGAACGATCTGGTAAAAGCAATCGAAGAAGAATTCGGCGTAACTGCTGCTGCTCCTGTAGCTGTAGTAGCTGGTGGCGGAGCAGAAGCTGCTGCTGAGCAAACTGAATTCACTGTAAACCTGGTAAGCGGCGGCGCTTCCAAAATCAACGTAATCAAAGTTGTTCGCGAGCTGACTGGCTTGGGTCTGAAAGAAGCAAAAGACCTGGTAGACAACGCTCCAAAAACACTCAAAGAGGGCGTTTCCAAAGACGAAGCAGAATCCCTCAAAGCAAAACTCGAAGAAGCTGGCGCTCAAGTAGAAGTAAAGTAA
- the rpoC gene encoding DNA-directed RNA polymerase subunit beta' produces MIDVNNFEYMKIGLASPDKIRSWSFGEVKKPETINYRTLKPEKDGLFCERIFGPTKDWECHCGKYKRVRYKGVVCDRCGVEVTRAKVRRERMGHIELAAPVSHIWYFKGIPSRMGLVLDMSPRSLEEVIYFASYVVTDPGDTPLDKKQLLSEKEYRNYREKYGHSFQAMMGAEAIKRLLAEIDLDKDVETLKEDLKTAQGQRRNRAIKRLEVLEAFRNSGNHPDWMVLDVLPVIPPELRPMVQLDGGRFATSDLNDLYRRVINRNNRLKRLLELGAPDIIVQNEKRMLQEAVDALIDNGRRGRPVTGPGNRPLKSLSHMLKGKQGRFRQNLLGKRVDYSGRSVIVVGPNLKMYQCGLPKEMALELFKPFVMKELVSKGLAHNIKSAKRKVERVQPEVWDVLEDVIREHPVLLNRAPTLHRLGIQAFEPVLVEGRAIRLHPLVCTAYNADFDGDQMAVHVPLSAEAQAEARILMLAAQNILNPKDGKPVVTPSQDMVLGSYYLTLEREGDKGEGTIYRDPHDAIAAYQQGFISLHTRIALPAKRLNKTSFTERQENALLVTTVGKVIFNEIFPADLPFINAPTKANLQFMVPDECFIFDKGTNVSEFIKNLPDPGAVKKGFLGTIISECFRRFGTMKTSMILDKIKELGFTYSTKAGITIAVADIAVPGKKKDILDAADEKVATVMTQFRRGLITEDERYDRVISIWSKAKDEVTDVLMKSMDKFNAIFMMANSGARGNVSQITQLAGMRGLMANPSGRIIELPIKSNFREGLTVLEYFISTHGARKGLADTALRTADSGYLTRRLVDVAQDVIVRETDCGTDKGIRVTAIKDGKEEIEKLSDRLVGRTCFETLRHPETKEIIVHRNEEISEEVAEYIEKVGITDVYIRNVLACRTSHGVCKLCYGRNLATGAEVEVGEAVGIIAAQSIGEPGTQLTMRTFHTGGVAGDDITQGLPRIQELFEARNPKGQAVISEIDGEVVDIREGKDRREIEVRGEAENKVYAAPYGSRIKVSVGVKLNAGDELTEGSVDPKEMLKVRGMRGVSNYILQEVQKVYRMQGVEINDKHVEVMIRQMLRKLRVIDSGDTDLLPGSYVEVPEFEQANAKVLMEGRNPAVGRPVLLGITKASLETDSFLSAASFQETTRVLTDAAIKGKVDRLLGLKENVIIGKLVPAGTGMSRYRNVKVASQVDYEAELEAAKAEQEAVSVE; encoded by the coding sequence GTGATTGACGTGAACAACTTCGAATATATGAAGATCGGCTTGGCTTCCCCCGATAAGATCCGTTCGTGGTCTTTCGGGGAAGTGAAGAAGCCTGAGACGATCAACTACCGCACACTGAAACCGGAAAAAGACGGCTTGTTCTGCGAACGCATCTTTGGACCGACCAAGGACTGGGAATGCCATTGCGGTAAATACAAGCGTGTTCGTTATAAAGGTGTAGTGTGCGACCGTTGTGGCGTGGAAGTGACCCGCGCCAAAGTACGGCGTGAGCGTATGGGGCACATTGAACTGGCTGCCCCAGTTTCTCACATCTGGTACTTCAAAGGGATTCCAAGCCGTATGGGCTTGGTGCTCGACATGTCCCCTCGTTCCCTGGAGGAAGTAATCTACTTTGCTTCTTACGTAGTAACCGATCCAGGTGACACTCCTCTCGATAAAAAGCAATTGCTCTCCGAAAAAGAGTATCGCAACTATCGTGAGAAATACGGCCACTCCTTCCAAGCGATGATGGGAGCAGAAGCGATCAAACGCCTGCTTGCAGAAATCGATCTGGATAAAGACGTGGAAACGTTAAAAGAAGATTTGAAAACGGCACAAGGTCAACGCCGCAACCGTGCGATCAAGCGTCTGGAAGTGCTCGAGGCATTCCGCAACTCCGGTAACCACCCGGATTGGATGGTTCTCGACGTACTGCCGGTTATTCCGCCAGAGCTTCGTCCAATGGTTCAGTTGGATGGTGGACGTTTTGCTACTTCCGACCTGAATGACCTGTACCGCCGTGTAATCAACCGTAATAACCGTCTGAAGCGCCTGCTCGAACTGGGTGCTCCTGACATTATCGTACAAAACGAGAAACGCATGCTGCAGGAAGCAGTAGACGCGCTCATCGACAACGGTCGTCGTGGACGTCCGGTAACAGGACCAGGTAACCGTCCTTTGAAATCTCTCAGCCACATGCTGAAAGGTAAACAAGGCCGTTTCCGTCAAAACCTGCTCGGTAAGCGTGTTGACTACTCCGGTCGTTCCGTTATCGTTGTAGGACCTAATCTGAAGATGTATCAGTGCGGTTTGCCTAAAGAAATGGCACTGGAGCTCTTCAAGCCGTTCGTGATGAAAGAGCTGGTTTCCAAAGGCCTCGCTCACAACATCAAGAGCGCAAAGCGCAAGGTTGAGCGCGTTCAGCCAGAGGTATGGGACGTTCTCGAGGACGTTATTCGCGAACACCCGGTACTGTTGAACCGTGCCCCCACCTTGCACCGTCTGGGTATCCAGGCATTCGAACCAGTTCTGGTTGAAGGCCGTGCGATCCGTCTGCATCCGCTCGTTTGTACAGCGTACAACGCGGACTTCGACGGTGACCAAATGGCGGTTCACGTTCCGTTGTCTGCTGAAGCACAGGCGGAAGCCCGTATTCTCATGCTGGCAGCGCAGAACATCTTGAATCCGAAAGACGGTAAACCGGTAGTAACACCATCCCAGGACATGGTGCTTGGTTCTTACTACCTGACACTGGAACGCGAAGGCGACAAAGGCGAGGGTACAATTTATCGTGATCCTCACGATGCGATTGCCGCTTATCAGCAAGGCTTTATCAGCCTGCATACGCGCATCGCTCTGCCAGCAAAACGCCTGAACAAAACCAGCTTTACTGAACGTCAAGAGAACGCGCTTCTCGTAACGACAGTAGGGAAAGTGATCTTCAACGAGATCTTCCCTGCAGATCTGCCGTTCATCAATGCACCGACCAAGGCTAACCTGCAATTTATGGTTCCAGACGAGTGCTTTATCTTTGATAAAGGTACAAATGTTTCAGAGTTCATCAAGAACCTGCCTGATCCGGGTGCGGTGAAGAAAGGCTTCTTGGGAACGATCATTTCCGAGTGCTTCCGTCGTTTCGGTACGATGAAAACGTCCATGATCCTCGACAAGATCAAGGAACTGGGCTTCACGTACTCGACAAAAGCAGGTATCACGATTGCCGTAGCGGACATTGCGGTACCAGGAAAGAAAAAAGATATCCTCGACGCAGCAGACGAGAAGGTTGCAACTGTTATGACGCAGTTCCGTCGCGGTTTGATCACCGAGGACGAGCGCTATGACCGCGTAATCTCCATCTGGTCCAAAGCGAAGGATGAAGTAACAGACGTTTTGATGAAGTCCATGGATAAGTTCAATGCGATCTTCATGATGGCGAACTCCGGTGCCCGTGGTAACGTATCCCAGATCACTCAGCTGGCTGGTATGCGCGGTCTGATGGCAAACCCATCCGGTCGAATCATCGAGTTGCCGATTAAATCCAACTTCCGTGAAGGTCTGACGGTATTGGAGTACTTTATCTCCACGCACGGTGCGCGTAAAGGTCTCGCCGATACAGCCTTGCGTACAGCGGACTCGGGTTACCTGACTCGTCGTCTGGTAGACGTTGCCCAAGACGTGATTGTACGCGAAACCGATTGCGGAACAGATAAAGGTATCCGTGTAACAGCGATCAAGGATGGTAAAGAAGAAATCGAGAAGCTGTCTGACCGTCTGGTAGGACGTACTTGCTTCGAGACTTTGCGCCACCCTGAGACAAAAGAAATCATCGTGCACCGCAATGAGGAAATCTCTGAAGAGGTTGCCGAGTATATCGAAAAAGTAGGAATCACTGACGTTTACATCCGTAACGTACTTGCTTGCCGCACCAGCCACGGTGTCTGCAAACTGTGCTACGGACGCAACCTGGCAACAGGAGCCGAGGTGGAAGTGGGAGAAGCAGTTGGTATTATCGCTGCACAATCCATTGGTGAGCCGGGTACCCAGCTGACCATGCGTACCTTCCATACCGGTGGGGTTGCGGGAGACGATATTACCCAAGGTTTGCCGCGTATTCAGGAGTTGTTCGAAGCGCGTAATCCGAAAGGGCAAGCAGTCATCTCCGAAATCGATGGTGAAGTTGTTGATATTCGCGAAGGGAAAGATCGTCGCGAGATCGAAGTACGTGGGGAAGCGGAGAACAAAGTGTATGCAGCACCGTATGGCTCGCGCATCAAGGTTTCTGTTGGTGTCAAGCTGAATGCCGGTGATGAGCTCACGGAAGGTTCCGTAGACCCGAAAGAAATGCTCAAAGTTCGCGGTATGCGCGGCGTTTCCAACTACATCTTGCAAGAGGTACAAAAAGTTTACCGTATGCAAGGGGTAGAAATTAACGACAAGCACGTAGAGGTTATGATTCGTCAGATGCTGCGCAAACTGCGCGTTATCGACAGCGGAGATACAGACCTCTTGCCAGGTTCCTATGTTGAGGTTCCAGAATTTGAGCAAGCGAACGCAAAAGTTCTCATGGAAGGCAGAAATCCAGCAGTGGGCCGTCCGGTTCTTCTGGGGATCACCAAAGCATCCCTCGAAACCGACTCCTTCCTGTCGGCAGCATCCTTCCAGGAAACAACTCGCGTTCTTACCGATGCAGCGATCAAAGGAAAAGTGGACCGCTTGCTAGGTTTGAAAGAGAACGTTATTATCGGGAAGCTGGTTCCAGCAGGTACCGGTATGTCACGTTACCGCAATGTAAAAGTTGCTAGTCAAGTAGATTACGAAGCAGAGCTGGAAGCAGCGAAAGCTGAGCAAGAAGCAGTTTCTGTAGAGTAA
- the secE gene encoding preprotein translocase subunit SecE, with the protein MVDATKSGGGKVGFLSRIGASFRRTGGFFSDVMSELKKVRWPNRKELTTYTLVVLVTVVLLAIFFFVVDLGISRLIDLILGT; encoded by the coding sequence ATGGTTGATGCGACGAAGTCAGGGGGTGGCAAAGTGGGTTTTTTATCACGAATCGGAGCCAGTTTTCGCCGTACCGGTGGTTTTTTTAGTGACGTAATGTCCGAGCTAAAGAAAGTCCGTTGGCCCAACCGTAAAGAGTTGACAACCTATACGCTTGTAGTACTCGTTACGGTCGTGCTCCTTGCAATATTCTTCTTCGTCGTTGATTTGGGTATCTCGCGCTTGATCGATTTGATTCTAGGAACGTAA
- the nusG gene encoding transcription termination/antitermination protein NusG translates to MEKAWYVLHTYSGYENKVKTNLEKRLESMGMEDKIFRVLVPTEEEVETKDGKKRTVTKKVFPGYVLVEMVMTDDSWYVVRNTPGVTGFVGSTGAGSKPTALRPEEADTILKQMGIEIPKIRVDFALRDMVRVTDGPFSNRTGEIIEIYPDRQKVRVLVDIFGRETPVELDFTQVQKLD, encoded by the coding sequence ATGGAAAAAGCATGGTATGTACTTCATACGTACTCAGGTTACGAAAACAAGGTGAAAACCAATCTGGAGAAGCGACTCGAGTCGATGGGCATGGAAGACAAGATCTTTCGCGTTCTTGTTCCCACTGAAGAAGAGGTGGAAACCAAGGATGGTAAAAAGCGCACCGTCACGAAAAAAGTGTTTCCTGGATACGTCCTTGTTGAAATGGTGATGACGGACGACTCTTGGTATGTCGTGCGCAACACCCCTGGGGTTACCGGCTTTGTCGGATCCACGGGTGCTGGCTCTAAACCGACAGCGCTGCGTCCTGAAGAGGCCGATACGATTCTCAAGCAAATGGGAATCGAAATTCCCAAGATCAGAGTCGATTTTGCTCTCCGCGATATGGTGCGCGTCACAGATGGTCCGTTTTCCAATCGCACCGGGGAGATTATCGAGATTTACCCGGACAGGCAGAAGGTTCGCGTATTGGTGGACATCTTCGGTCGCGAAACACCGGTAGAGCTAGACTTTACACAAGTTCAAAAATTGGATTAG
- the rplK gene encoding 50S ribosomal protein L11 → MAKKVIRVIKLQIPAGKANPAPPVGPALGQAGVNIMGFCKEFNARTESEVGMIIPVEITVFEDRSFTFITKTPPAAVLLKKAAGIESGSGVPNKTKVATLKRDKVREIAELKRPDLNAASVEAAMRMVEGTARSMGIVIED, encoded by the coding sequence GTGGCTAAGAAGGTTATCCGCGTAATTAAATTACAAATCCCAGCAGGTAAAGCGAATCCTGCACCTCCAGTAGGTCCGGCTCTCGGTCAAGCTGGTGTAAACATCATGGGATTCTGTAAAGAATTCAATGCTCGCACTGAAAGCGAAGTAGGTATGATCATTCCGGTGGAAATCACCGTGTTTGAAGACCGTTCTTTCACTTTTATCACAAAAACTCCTCCAGCTGCAGTTCTGTTGAAGAAAGCTGCTGGTATCGAGTCCGGTTCTGGCGTACCAAACAAAACAAAGGTTGCTACGCTGAAGCGTGATAAAGTTCGTGAAATCGCAGAACTGAAGCGTCCTGACCTGAATGCTGCATCCGTAGAAGCGGCTATGCGCATGGTAGAAGGTACAGCTCGTTCTATGGGTATCGTAATCGAAGACTAA
- the rpoB gene encoding DNA-directed RNA polymerase subunit beta, with translation MAGKVIQSGRHRQRRTYSRINEVLGLPNLIEIQQKSYQWFLDEGLREMFQDISPIQDFTGNLVLEFIDYSLGEPKYDVDESKERDVTYAAPLRVKVRLLNKETGEVKEQEVFMGDFPLMTETGTFIINGAERVIVSQLVRSPSVYYNTKVDKNGKQTFTATVIPNRGAWLELETDAKDVIYVRIDRTRKIPVTVLLRALGFGSDIEILNLLGEDEYIKNTLEKDNTDSTEKALIEIYERLRPGEPPTVENAKSLLISRFFDPKRYDLASVGRYKMNKKLHLKNRLYNQRLAETLIDTTTGEIFAEAGQMIDRRVLDRILPALEGNVGFIDVRTHGGVLEDEAIHLQSINIFSPIEDGKIIKVIGNGNVDKSFKHITPADIVSAINYFMNLLHGVGSTDDIDHLGNRRLRSVGELLQNQFRIGLSRMERVVRERMSIQDQNQITPQALINIRPVIASLKEFFGSSQLSQFMDQTNPLAELTHKRRLSALGPGGLTRERAGFEVRDVHHSHYGRMCPIETPEGPNIGLINSLSSFARINDYGFIETPRRKVDPETGFVLTDISYLTADEEDVFNVAQANQPLDEDGRFVNDMVICRRKGEILSVPRDKVDFMDVSPKQVVSVATALIPFLENDDANRALMGSNMQRQAVPLLIPQAPFVGTGMEHKAAQDSGVAIVAKHPGQVERVTAREIWIRRYQEIDGRKVAGDLDKYKMHKFIRSNQGTCINQRPIVSTGDWIEKGDIIGDGPSTEKGELALGRNVIVAFMTWEGYNYEDAILLSEKLVKDDVYTSIHIEEYESEARDTKLGPEEITRDIPNVGEDALKNLDERGIIRVGAEIQDGDILVGKVTPKGVTELTAEERLLHAIFGEKAREVRDTSLRVPHGGSGIIVDVKVFTRENGDELPPGVNQLVRVYIAQKRKISVGDKMAGRHGNKGVIARIMAEEDMPFLPDGSPVEIVLNPLGVPSRMNIGQVLETHLGMAAKLLGIHVATPVFDGARQAEVFETLEEAGLDRDGKTILFDGRTGEPFDRRVTVGCVYMLKLAHLVDDKIHARSTGPYSLVTQQPLGGKAQFGGQRFGEMEVWALEAYGAAYTLQEILTVKSDDVVGRVKTYEAIVKGENVPEPGVPESFKVLIKELQSLGMDVKILSGDEQEIEMREMEDEDEGNGEKLNLVLEGGSLNDE, from the coding sequence TTGGCAGGTAAAGTGATTCAAAGTGGCCGACACCGCCAGCGTCGTACGTATTCACGTATTAACGAAGTGCTGGGCCTTCCAAATCTCATCGAGATTCAACAAAAGTCCTACCAGTGGTTCCTTGATGAGGGGCTCCGTGAGATGTTCCAAGACATTTCGCCAATCCAGGACTTCACAGGTAATCTCGTGCTGGAGTTTATCGACTACAGCTTGGGAGAGCCGAAGTACGATGTTGACGAGTCGAAAGAACGTGACGTCACCTATGCGGCGCCTCTGCGTGTGAAGGTACGTTTGTTGAACAAAGAGACGGGAGAAGTGAAGGAACAAGAAGTATTCATGGGGGACTTCCCGCTCATGACCGAAACGGGAACCTTCATTATTAATGGTGCTGAGCGCGTTATTGTCAGCCAGCTTGTTCGTTCCCCCAGTGTATATTACAACACCAAAGTGGACAAAAACGGCAAGCAGACGTTTACAGCTACAGTAATCCCGAACCGGGGTGCTTGGCTGGAGCTGGAGACCGATGCGAAGGACGTTATTTATGTCCGCATCGACCGTACGCGAAAAATCCCGGTAACGGTTCTTTTGCGTGCGTTGGGCTTTGGTTCCGACATCGAGATTCTCAACTTGCTGGGTGAAGATGAATACATCAAGAACACGCTGGAAAAAGACAATACCGATTCTACGGAAAAAGCGCTCATTGAAATCTACGAGCGTCTTCGTCCGGGTGAGCCACCAACAGTCGAAAATGCGAAGAGCCTCTTGATCTCTCGTTTCTTCGACCCTAAGCGCTATGATTTGGCTTCTGTTGGTCGTTACAAAATGAACAAAAAGCTTCATTTGAAAAACCGTCTGTACAACCAACGTTTGGCTGAAACGCTGATCGATACGACAACAGGTGAAATTTTTGCCGAAGCAGGTCAAATGATTGACCGTCGTGTCCTGGATCGCATCTTGCCAGCGCTGGAAGGCAATGTCGGCTTTATCGATGTTCGCACGCATGGCGGTGTATTGGAAGATGAAGCGATTCATTTGCAATCTATCAATATTTTCTCTCCGATCGAGGATGGCAAGATCATCAAAGTAATCGGAAACGGAAATGTAGATAAGTCCTTCAAACATATTACGCCGGCGGATATCGTATCGGCGATCAACTATTTCATGAACCTCCTGCACGGTGTAGGTTCCACAGACGATATCGACCACTTGGGTAACCGTCGTCTGCGTTCCGTGGGTGAGCTTCTGCAGAACCAGTTCCGTATCGGTTTGTCCCGTATGGAGCGTGTAGTTCGTGAACGCATGTCCATCCAGGATCAAAACCAAATTACACCGCAAGCTCTCATTAACATCCGTCCAGTGATTGCATCACTGAAGGAGTTCTTTGGTAGCTCGCAGCTGTCCCAGTTCATGGATCAAACAAATCCATTGGCTGAGCTGACGCACAAACGCCGTCTGTCCGCACTCGGACCTGGTGGTTTGACGCGTGAGCGCGCGGGCTTCGAAGTGCGCGACGTTCACCACTCCCACTACGGTCGTATGTGTCCAATTGAGACGCCAGAGGGACCAAACATTGGTTTGATCAACTCCCTGTCGTCCTTTGCACGCATTAACGACTACGGATTCATCGAAACGCCTCGTCGTAAAGTAGATCCGGAAACAGGCTTCGTGTTGACTGATATCAGCTACTTGACTGCTGATGAGGAAGACGTGTTCAACGTGGCACAGGCGAATCAGCCACTTGATGAAGATGGCCGTTTCGTAAACGACATGGTAATCTGCCGTCGTAAAGGTGAGATCTTGAGCGTACCGCGCGACAAGGTAGACTTCATGGACGTATCGCCGAAGCAGGTTGTATCCGTTGCGACAGCGCTGATTCCGTTCCTCGAGAACGATGACGCCAACCGCGCACTGATGGGTTCAAACATGCAGCGGCAGGCCGTTCCGCTTTTGATTCCACAAGCACCGTTTGTCGGTACGGGTATGGAGCATAAAGCAGCGCAAGACTCCGGCGTGGCGATCGTTGCCAAGCATCCTGGTCAAGTAGAGCGCGTAACGGCTCGCGAAATTTGGATTCGTCGTTACCAAGAAATCGACGGTAGAAAAGTTGCTGGCGATCTCGATAAATACAAAATGCACAAGTTTATCCGTTCCAACCAAGGTACCTGCATCAACCAGCGTCCAATCGTAAGCACTGGAGACTGGATTGAAAAAGGCGATATCATTGGGGACGGCCCATCCACTGAAAAAGGTGAATTGGCTCTCGGTCGTAACGTAATCGTTGCGTTTATGACGTGGGAAGGATACAACTACGAAGACGCGATTCTTCTGAGTGAAAAACTTGTAAAAGATGACGTGTATACGTCTATCCATATTGAAGAATACGAGTCCGAAGCTCGCGACACCAAGCTGGGTCCAGAGGAAATCACTCGCGATATTCCAAACGTCGGGGAAGATGCTCTGAAAAACCTGGACGAACGCGGTATCATCCGTGTTGGTGCGGAGATTCAGGACGGCGACATTCTCGTTGGTAAGGTTACACCTAAAGGGGTTACTGAGCTGACAGCAGAAGAACGTCTCCTGCATGCCATCTTCGGTGAAAAAGCTCGTGAAGTTCGTGATACATCCCTGCGCGTACCGCATGGTGGTTCCGGTATCATCGTAGACGTAAAAGTATTTACGCGTGAGAATGGCGACGAATTGCCACCAGGCGTAAACCAACTGGTTCGCGTTTACATCGCCCAAAAACGGAAAATCTCCGTGGGTGACAAAATGGCCGGTCGACATGGTAACAAAGGGGTTATCGCCCGCATCATGGCGGAAGAAGATATGCCGTTCCTGCCAGATGGCTCTCCAGTAGAGATCGTACTCAACCCGTTGGGCGTACCTTCGCGTATGAACATCGGTCAGGTATTGGAGACTCACTTGGGTATGGCAGCGAAGCTTCTGGGTATCCACGTAGCAACGCCGGTATTTGACGGTGCACGTCAGGCAGAAGTATTCGAAACGTTGGAAGAAGCAGGTCTGGATCGTGACGGAAAAACGATCTTGTTTGATGGTCGTACAGGTGAACCGTTTGACCGCCGTGTAACGGTAGGTTGCGTATACATGCTGAAACTGGCTCACTTGGTTGACGACAAAATCCATGCTCGTTCTACTGGTCCTTACTCTCTTGTTACGCAGCAGCCATTGGGTGGTAAAGCTCAATTCGGTGGACAGCGTTTCGGGGAGATGGAGGTTTGGGCATTGGAAGCATACGGTGCTGCCTACACCTTGCAAGAAATCCTCACTGTCAAGTCGGATGACGTCGTGGGCCGCGTGAAAACGTACGAAGCGATCGTTAAGGGCGAAAACGTTCCAGAACCAGGTGTTCCAGAGTCCTTCAAGGTATTGATCAAGGAACTCCAGAGCTTGGGTATGGACGTGAAGATTCTGTCCGGTGACGAGCAGGAGATTGAAATGCGTGAAATGGAAGACGAGGATGAAGGCAACGGTGAAAAACTGAACCTCGTTCTCGAAGGCGGAAGCTTGAACGACGAGTAA
- a CDS encoding 50S ribosomal protein L7ae-like protein — MSYEKVERAKDLTIGIKQTIKAVESQQVEAVYIAVDADKRLTQKVELLCKEKGVPVIHVDSMRRLGKACGIEVGAATAAIKKSG; from the coding sequence ATGTCTTATGAAAAAGTAGAGCGGGCCAAGGACTTGACAATCGGCATTAAGCAGACGATCAAAGCTGTTGAAAGCCAACAGGTAGAAGCGGTGTATATCGCTGTTGATGCAGATAAGCGTTTGACCCAAAAAGTCGAGCTCCTTTGCAAAGAGAAGGGTGTTCCAGTCATTCATGTAGATTCCATGCGCCGTCTAGGCAAAGCGTGCGGAATTGAAGTGGGAGCGGCAACCGCTGCGATTAAGAAAAGTGGTTAA
- the rplA gene encoding 50S ribosomal protein L1 — MAKKGKKYQEAVKLVDKNKVYEVAEGVELVKKAATAKFDETVEAAFRLGVDPKRADQQIRGAVVLPHGTGKVQRVLVFAKGEKAKDAEAAGADFVGDADMIAKIQGGWFDFDVVVATPDMMGEVGKLGRVLGPKGLMPNPKTGTVTFDVTKAVNEIKAGKIEYRVDKAGNIHAPIGKASFDADKLVENLAALTEALNRAKPAAAKGVYMKNVTLSSTMGPGVRVAVK; from the coding sequence ATGGCGAAAAAAGGTAAGAAATATCAAGAGGCTGTAAAGCTCGTTGATAAAAACAAAGTATACGAAGTAGCTGAAGGCGTTGAGCTGGTTAAAAAAGCAGCTACAGCTAAGTTCGATGAAACTGTTGAAGCAGCTTTCCGTTTGGGCGTAGATCCTAAGCGTGCTGACCAACAAATTCGTGGCGCAGTTGTATTGCCACATGGTACTGGTAAAGTACAACGTGTTCTCGTATTCGCAAAAGGCGAAAAAGCAAAAGATGCAGAAGCAGCTGGCGCAGACTTCGTAGGCGATGCAGACATGATCGCAAAAATTCAAGGTGGCTGGTTCGACTTTGACGTTGTAGTAGCTACTCCTGATATGATGGGTGAAGTAGGTAAATTGGGTCGTGTACTCGGTCCAAAAGGCCTGATGCCAAACCCTAAGACCGGTACAGTTACTTTCGATGTAACAAAAGCGGTTAACGAAATCAAAGCAGGTAAAATTGAGTATCGTGTAGACAAAGCGGGTAACATCCACGCTCCTATCGGAAAAGCATCCTTCGATGCTGACAAGCTGGTAGAAAACCTGGCTGCTCTGACTGAAGCACTGAACCGTGCGAAACCAGCTGCTGCAAAAGGTGTTTACATGAAGAACGTAACCCTGAGCTCCACTATGGGCCCTGGTGTACGCGTAGCTGTAAAATAA
- the rpmG gene encoding 50S ribosomal protein L33 → MRVNITLACTECGERNYISTKNKRTTTERVELKKYCSRDKKQTLHRETK, encoded by the coding sequence ATGCGAGTAAACATCACGTTGGCGTGCACCGAGTGTGGCGAGCGTAACTATATCTCCACAAAGAACAAGCGCACCACTACTGAACGTGTTGAACTGAAAAAGTATTGCTCCCGTGACAAGAAGCAAACCCTTCATCGCGAGACGAAGTAA